In Osmerus mordax isolate fOsmMor3 chromosome 16, fOsmMor3.pri, whole genome shotgun sequence, the genomic stretch GCTCAACACAGGTACACCTCCATCGCACGCTGAGGACATGTGTTAAACGGCATGAGTGGTCTGATGGCAAAATCATTATTGTTCCTACTACAAAATGTAGAGGGAAGGTGGTGCCTCACTCACAATGCTCTCCCACATTTACCTTTGTGTTAAGATGTGGTCAACtacatctatgtgtgtgtgtgtgtttgggaggttAGGTCAAACCCACAAGCCTGGTTTGCTGCTTGCGTATGTTAAACTgtacgtctgtctgtgtgtgtgcgccgcgTCACAGTGGAGAGGTACAACCCCCAGGAGAACCGCTGGCACACGGTGTCCCCCATGGGCACGCGCAGGAAACACCTGGGCTGTGCCGTGTACCAGGACATGATCTACTCTGTGGGCGGCCGCGACGACACCACGGAGCTCAGCAGCGCCGAGCGCTACAACCCCAGGACCAATCAGTGGTCTCCCGTCGTCGCCATGACGTCCAGGCGCAGCGGGGTCAGTGTTGGTCCACTTCTGATGTGTAAATGCAGGTTGGCAGCATCATCATTTGGATGAAAGAGTGTACCTTATTTATGTTTGTTTCTCGCAGGTTGGACTGGCGGTGGTAAACGGGCAGTTGATGGCAGTTGGAGGGTTCGACGGCACAACGTACCTCAAAACGATAGAGGTCTATGACCCTGATGCTAACACATGGAGGTAGGCCTTCTGGACCCTGCCATTGACTGCTTTTGTGTCTCCTGTATACTCCAAACTGCCCTCATCTGTATCAAGCGAATGTCTCACTGTacctcctgccttctctctctgtctctgtctctctctaggcTCTACGGAGGCATGAACTACAGGCGACTGGGCGGAGGAGTGGGGGTTATCAAAATGACTCATTGTGAATCTCACATCTGGTAACGCAGCTCAAGGATCACAGCGTCTTCGTCACTCGTGCCTCCTAAAGAGACGTTCTTGTGCTGAGATGAAGGGAATGGAGGGCGACGGCTTCTCTCACTCACAGCCAGTCAGTTGGCATGCCAAGGAAATGTCTTTCGGTCACTTCACTACCGGTGTACTTTTTACTGTTCTGCCATTGGTCCATCGCTGCGCCACCAGTAGATCACATGACTGTCCAGGCCAATCCCCAGAGAAATCCACCAATCACGTGTGAagaaggatttttttttctttgaatcATCCCCGAAGCAAATACTCCACATCCCCATTGTTATATCTGTGTGACTGAGATGGCACTGTGCCTCTGCACTTTAGAATAACAGTCGAGATTTTAGGTGGCGTCTACTTCTCATAAACTCTGGCCATTGACCGGATGTTTCCATGCAGATACTCCATAGGGCTTGAAGACAGCCTCTCCAGGTGCACTAAGCCGATGGGGTCACTCTACTTGTGCTGGTCTTCATAAGTAGGTCATGTGGGGAACTTGTTTGAATCTCCTCTAAATTTAATGCACTGTGATATTAttctatattattttttttttgtgttgctgTTTTTAGAGTGTGACACTGAGCATTATCTGGGGCCCTGAATTTTTttctgggaggggagagaatctGGTCCAAAAAATCTGTTGTTTTCACAAATGTTACAACAATTTTATAGTTGATCATAAAACCTTCATACTATGGCGTGTCCCCAAGGCTGTGTGAAAGTGGTTATTTGGTGCAGCAGGGTGACACATAATCACTGGTCTTTTTACTTCATAGGAATCACATTTCTAAAACGGTCTGCACTTTATTTACATTCTATATATTCTGTGGCGAATGAGATGCATAAACACATCCACAGCAGTTCATTGAAAGCACAGCAAGGAAGCGTAAAGACATGTTGTAATATGCATTTTGAACTTGTCAGTTGGTCTATGTAAAACCCTGGTAACGGTATTGTCACCATGTCACTGCCACAGAGTAAATCTTTTAGATGGAGCTGGTGAATGAAACACTAACCTAGATACTGTATGTGCTATGGCTCTGATAGCACCCTTGTTACATGTGAGGGGAAGAAAAATGTAGCCATCTTCAGAACCGCATGGACTATAGCGATGATGCTGTGAGACCTAGGCCAAAACAGTAGTTTCATTGTACTTTTGCCAAGCATAGTTTTGGAACCAGGCTACTATGGATGTGTCCATCATTGTGCTAATGTTGCTTTTTAGCATATGCTATGCTTTTACTCAATGGTGGATAATGTCATACTCCTATCATGAATGTTCACCATTCTGAGTTTTGTCAATCTaagagggggaaagaagacAGTAGATCTGTTATGTCTGAGGGTTTGAGGCCTGTGTTATCTGTAAGCCTTGATAATAGTGTGGCATTCTACTCGTATGAACCGTCGTGGATCTGTCTGTGCAATAGAAAATGACTCATGCTGGTAGTAAACAGAAGCTCACCATCTTTTCTCTTGTCCATTTGTATTTCAAACTTTATTGATAATCATGCAGTTAAACACATTTTCAATCAAAAACAAATCTTCCGGAATTCCTCTGATACTACTCCCAGAAGGAGTACATCAAGGGGACTTATTTCTTGATACAACTTTTCACTGAATGACCAGATTTTAGAAACTACCAGCAACCCAGAAGTTGCAACAATCAGTTGTAAACCAACAATGTTGAGAACCATGTCAACAGTATAAAAACAAAGACAGACTTTTAAAAACATGGTTGCTTTAAAATGCATATACCTTTTCACAGGGAATACTAGGATATTTACAAGGTCAttttacacaaatatacaaATGTGGAAGGTCCAGTTAGATGGGCATCTTGAGGAGAGCACATTCTGTCAGTAACATCAGGATGGTAGTCATGTAGCTGCTGTCAATCTGAAAGGAATAAATACTCACGATCAAGATTTCACAAAATAAATTAATATGTGTATAAAAATTCAACAACAATCCCAAAAGGTATGTGCAATATTTTGTGCGGAATTTGCGTTAACGTCAGTTTCCCAACTCTTACCTTGACTTTGCCGCTGTGGTGAGCGGAACCTAGCGCTGTGGTCACCTGCACCAGTTGCCCAGCCGACAGATCGACCCGGAAGTGCCTGTAAAAGTGGGCTTCCAGCCCCTGCATGAAGCGGCTCACTTCCTGAAGGTCCACACTGCTGTCGTTGGTGACATCGTGCTCCTGACGGAGGCTGTTCCACAGCTCCCAGGCGTCCTGGGAGTTCACCGTGTAGGTCACATCCATAGGAGGCAGCGTGGGCATGGTCCACACCAGTTTAAGGTGCTGGATGCTGTTGTCTGGGTGGCAGCCAGTCCACAGAGAAGCCAGCCACTGCAGGTTGGTACAGTTGATGCCCAGAGTGCCGAAGCAACAATCAAAGGTCCTCTGGAACCAGGATTTGACGATTGTTGTGAGGgtctctgctcctctgctgcAGAACAGAGGTAGGCACACAAAGTCCAGGGGTAGAGAGCGCAGATAGATGGGGTCTCCGTTGACGCAGGTCAGCCAGCCACTCCACACCACCTTCTGTAAATCGTCTTTGGCTGCAAATAATGGTCTTGACTGAAtctgagaaatggagagagcagTACAGCATCAGTTAACTAACACATTCAACTAACAATTCGGCTAGCTAATACAAAAAATGCATTAAATGCTCTTCAGTAGTTTAGAGGGAAAATAACTAGTTTCACTGAAAATCTAGACTTTCAATCTGTAATATTCTAGTGGAGTGGAACTTTTACTTGAATGATAATTGTTTCTGCATCTTCGTCAGTCTCCGCTAGCCCGAGCACCACTGAGATGGTGACCTTGAAGTCGGACTCGGGTCCCACTTCCACTGCCAGGCCTTGCTGCTTCTCTGACACAATATATGCAGACAGCTGCTTGGAGTAGGACTTCAGCAGGGTGTATCTGAAACGATGCAGAGGGGTGACGTAGGACAATCGCCATTCCCCTTTGACCAGGAGGGCCACTTGATCAGGATCAACATTTTTCTTAAAGGGAACAgaagaaaaatacatttgtcagTACAAATTGATATTACTTTGATCATTACAGGATATGTATTGCAAATGTCCTCTGCGTTAAAGTTGTTATTTTATGGTTCACAGTAGGCCACATTAAATGCCACAGGACAGCTTCAAAGTAGTCGGTCTACAGTATAAAACAACAAAAGCATGCTGCTACATTTGAGTTACCGTAATATCACGGGACTTGGGTGCTTTTCTGCTCGTCGGTACCCTTAGAGCTGTTAGTTGGCCAGGAGTGTAACCAAGGTGTGATGTTGCTTCAACACAGCTGCGCCGTGATCGCCTGTAACTTCTGCTTCGTCTTTGTGTCAAAACTCTGTTGAGTGGAGTCTTTACGATGCTGCAGAGAAAATAGATTAAGTTATAGCCAGTTAGCGTGACTTTTATAAGTCATGTCAGCTCGTATAACTGTTAGTCGATACTGCCTGGACGCTAGCAACAGTATGTGGAttaagctagctaggctagctttagTAAGCTACTGTAGCCTGAACATTTTGATGATTTTTGATAATGATGGTTCATCGTATTCCGAGTTTAGATCAAGAAAGTATGTCACGGCCATTACCTGCACTAGTGAGTGAAATTGGCTGATTTATAATAGTTTAAATACATAGACTACCTGTTCCGTGTCTCCATAGTCTCTGAAGAGAACAACAACAGACTGAAAAAGGAAATTAATTTGAACATCGCGCTTTCCCAGAATCCAACTGGAGCAGACCCGTTGAAAGAGTGTCTAGGACTGTGTAGTCGATTGCCGCATCATACAACTCTAAAGTTACACTTTGCATTTAAATGCATTGAGACCTTAAAATACAATGAACTCACCACTGTGACACAAATATCCACATATGCTATACATTATTTAAGGTTATTCATATTTACAAACAATGGACTTCAAATAGTTTTAAGGAATCAACCGATTACAATGCTCTATTACTTTGTTCTAAATTTGAACAAGGAGACAATCGCTGATATCCAAACTGCCTACTGTGAGATTGTTGTGACTTTTAGATGCATCCAAGTATATCAAGTTCAGTGAATGCTACCTCACCGTCACGGAAGCAAGGACATTTCATAAGCGTACTAGCTTGCTAGCCATACGAATGGAAGCAAACTAAATGGACAAAGAACAGTTAAACTTCAAAGTCGCTAGCTATCCAAATTGATTCTTGACAGTATCTGTCAGCAGAATCTTGCGTTATGTTTTTCTGTCATCCATATACATAATCATGTCAGCTAACTTTATTATACCGGTAATGTACCCATGTGCCGCCTTACTCAGACAAGGTACAAGGTTAGTTAACATTGAATGAATGGGAACATCCTTGGACAGAGGGTTGTCTTAAAAAAATGGCTAATAAAAGTAGGGTATTGGTACAGAGGCTTCTCTTCGCGCTGAGACGAAACAGCAGGGCATATTCTGTTTGGCAAAACACCGCTCTTCCAACTGTGAGCCAAGGACATCTGACCAAAGCCAACATCACTCGAATGAGGTGTACTCTCACTATAAACAGAAACTTCGCGTGCAGCACAGCAGGTAATTCTACCACATTATGTGTTAGCTATTAGTTATCCTGTTTGCTTGCTATGGTCTCAATAAACAACTCGTGTTCCGTTTTAGTGTTACTGTCAAAACAGTTTAGCGAACGTCACTCCTGTCATGATCCAACTTTACACACGCCTCTCTAGGTTCCAGCAGCCTGTCTTTCAGGAGCCACACTTGTGGAGAGTTGAGATCTGTTCACGTGGGCGATGAGGTCACTTTGTGTGGCTGGGTCCAGTACATCAGGTTGGGTGGTCATTGTTTAGTCCATCTGCCTATTTCTGATTTAATTAGGATTGTGCTAATGCTTTGCCTATTCTCTTCCATCAGACAAGACTTGTTTGTAATCATGAGAGATTTTGGCGGTTTGACACAAATTCTCATCCCTCAAGACAAGGTAGGCAACGTTTTACAGTATCATCAAGTTATTCAGAAACACCATTGAGTACTTTGTCACACTAATCATCCTTTCTGCAATATTGACATCATCTTATTTTCCGACAATCATCTTTTTCTGTTTTTCCCTTGATGTAGTCCAAAAGTCATCTGAAGAAAGTTCTGTGTGAGTTAACAGTTGAGTCAGTCATCAAAGTGAAGGGCACAGTCAAGCTTCGGCCAGAAGGACAGGAGAACACGGTCAGTTTAATTGGGACGAGATTGGGAGGCCAGGAACACTGTTGCCTGTGGGAACAAATATCACCGTGGGAACAAGTACCACCATGGGCACTGAGATCGTTTTCTtaaattctctgtgtgtgtgggtctgtgttttgtgtgttctcTAGAACATGCCCACAGGACAGATTGAGGTCTGTGCTGAGAGTGTGGAGGTTCTTAATACCTGCCGGAAACTGCCTTTTGAAATCAAAGATTTCGTGAAGGTGAGCCCCAGCACGATCCAACTCCAAAGTAACAAGAAATGTCACTAACTTAGCCTGACATCAAACCACATCTCCTTCTAAATTCCCAGAAGTCTGAGTCCCTGAGGATGGAGTACCGTTACCTAGACCTGCGCTCCTCTCAGATGCAGACCAATCTGAGAGTAAGGTCCCAGCTGGTGATGAAGATGAGAGAGTACCTCTGTAATATGCACGGTGCGTACACCCATCTGACTCAACTCTCTTATCATCCAGGCCTGCCTCTGTACCTAATAGCCTCCAGTTCCTCTTCATGTTTGACTTCAGTATTTGTGCTTTTTTCCTATGCTGTTTGTCAAATGTTTATTACAGCTTTCAGAATGGAGGACCACAAACAAATTATACTTAACATTAAAAATGTATCGCCCCCGTGCTTAGTACATAATATACAACTTGAAAGGTTGCAGTGTGAAactaagagaaaaaaaaaaatctgaaatgaaCCGTGTATAaagtatgttgttgttgtttctgtgCTGTTTTAGGATTTGTGGATGTGGAGACTCCTACCCTTTTTAAGAGAACTCCAGGAGTAAGTCGTGCCGTTCTATGACACATAACCATCCTGTGTAATTACATTCCAAAATAAGGAAATTAATACAACACATAACAAATGGTTGTTTATGTCTATATTAGCATGCATGCCACACATAGATTTACCCATATATATAATTGTCCCAGATAGTCAGGACGTTTTTATCTCACTAACACAATTTCCTGTCTTTTCCAGGGTGCTAAGGAGTTTGTAGTTCCTTCCAGAGAGCCAGGCCGGTtttactctctcccccagagtCCACAGCAGTTTAAACAACTCCTCATGGTGGCTGGATTTGACAGGTTCGCTCGATTACTCCATCCGTCACTCTCAAGACAACCCAGCATTTTGAGGGTCCCCTATAGATGATTTACTAGGAAACATTCAGAAAAGGGTTGAGTTCTGGGATTGGTTAGCTAAGTGTATGTTGATCATCTGTTCAGCGTATCCTTTAGTAAAGTTACTCGAGGCATATCTGCAGTTAATGCTCTGAGTCCTGTGCATAAAGATCTATAGCTTCTGCAGGAAATCAGATCTTATTCTGTCGGAAGCAATATAACTGTGAGGCTCTGAGAAGGTGGAGCAAAGTTGATGGAATTCATGCCAGGCACTACGTCCACACCATCTTGTGATGTGAAATTGGCATTCCTCAGTCCTCTCATGTGGATGGTTCTGATCTTGCAGGTACTTTCAACTCGCTCGTTGCTACCGAGATGAAGGCtccaagccagacagacagccagaatTCACCCAGGTAATGTGGTGATTAGCTGTGTGAAGAGAGGCACCATGAGCTGACTTCCaaggccagacagagagagagagagtttggctGATGCAGATGATCTGCTTGCCACGCTGTTTTAATGGAGTCTGGCCCAGTCTAACACCCACACATCTCTTTCAGTTGAAAGTCTTTGCCGGTtgaacacacccacccactacGCTTTTAAAATGCACGTACTGTTCTCATAGCTGCAGCAGCTCCTGTAattcctctctggtctcctctcATCTGCCTTTCTAGGTAGACATAGAGATGTCTTTTGTGGATCAGGCAGGCATCCGGACACTGATTGAGGGGCTGCTACAGCACTCATGGCCTGTGGAGAAGGGTTCTGTCAGTgttcccttcccctccatcccctatgAGGAAGCCATGAGGGACTACGGTGTGGACAAGCCAGACACTCGCTTCGACATGAAGGTCTGCtcattacagtgtgtgtgtgtgacagtttcTATGCGGTAGTTGAGGGGATATTCGGAGGGAAATGTGTCCTTTTGCCTCGACATGCTGCTATTTGAAGCCCGGTGTGTTTCCCTGTACAGCTGGTGGACGTGAGTGAGGTGTTCTGGCACACAGACATCCATTACCTCAAAGCTGCTCTCGACCAACCAGGAGGCTGCATCCAGGCCATCTGTGTCCCAGGCGGAGCTGTGAGTGCCAGCCTAGCAACACACCTGAACCATCCCCAGATATTGTTTTGTTGGAGTTTGTTTGAGCACCACTGTGTTTTATTGTCTCCTCACAGACACGTATGAAGGGCAAGGATTTGGAATCCCTTAAACATACAGCCAAGACCCAGTTCAGTCAGGTAGAGTCTGCCTCGGGGAACCCACCCGCTACCCTCATGAGCTGCCTCACTAAAGGGAACAGACAGCTGCCGTGAAATATTCATTCTCAGCATGATCAATGGCTCAAGATGATTGTGATGAAACAGCTAAATGTCGTAGATGCCATATTTTGCCCTAGGCAAGATCAGACCCCACTGGTTCAGAAGGTAGGCCTTCTCCCACGCACTCCCTTCACAGAACTAGATGATTAGAAAATAAATTCCTAATTTGTGGCTGTATTATAACTAATGATTTATTGGGTTTAGTAATTT encodes the following:
- the cenpl gene encoding centromere protein L, producing the protein METRNSIVKTPLNRVLTQRRSRSYRRSRRSCVEATSHLGYTPGQLTALRVPTSRKAPKSRDITKNVDPDQVALLVKGEWRLSYVTPLHRFRYTLLKSYSKQLSAYIVSEKQQGLAVEVGPESDFKVTISVVLGLAETDEDAETIIIQIQSRPLFAAKDDLQKVVWSGWLTCVNGDPIYLRSLPLDFVCLPLFCSRGAETLTTIVKSWFQRTFDCCFGTLGINCTNLQWLASLWTGCHPDNSIQHLKLVWTMPTLPPMDVTYTVNSQDAWELWNSLRQEHDVTNDSSVDLQEVSRFMQGLEAHFYRHFRVDLSAGQLVQVTTALGSAHHSGKVKIDSSYMTTILMLLTECALLKMPI
- the dars2 gene encoding aspartate--tRNA ligase, mitochondrial isoform X1, whose product is MANKSRVLVQRLLFALRRNSRAYSVWQNTALPTVSQGHLTKANITRMRCTLTINRNFACSTAGSSSLSFRSHTCGELRSVHVGDEVTLCGWVQYIRQDLFVIMRDFGGLTQILIPQDKSKSHLKKVLCELTVESVIKVKGTVKLRPEGQENTNMPTGQIEVCAESVEVLNTCRKLPFEIKDFVKKSESLRMEYRYLDLRSSQMQTNLRVRSQLVMKMREYLCNMHGFVDVETPTLFKRTPGGAKEFVVPSREPGRFYSLPQSPQQFKQLLMVAGFDRYFQLARCYRDEGSKPDRQPEFTQVDIEMSFVDQAGIRTLIEGLLQHSWPVEKGSVSVPFPSIPYEEAMRDYGVDKPDTRFDMKLVDVSEVFWHTDIHYLKAALDQPGGCIQAICVPGGATRMKGKDLESLKHTAKTQFSQDVSVLLVKADGTLKSPLSRLLCGPAREQLLQTAQAQPGDLLLLSAGPLDTVRPLLGKLRLQCADLLEGRGVVLRHPSDYHFLWVVDFPLFLPKEGEPGQLEAAHHPFTAPVPEDAHLLSSAPHKVRGQHYDLVLNGSEIGGGSIRIHQASLQQYVLQNILQVRLPVCQNILQEDPALLSHLLEALDSGAPPHGGIALGLDRLVSLMVGASSIRDVIAFPKSFRGHDLMSHAPDFVSEEELKPYHISVSWPAEGEGL
- the dars2 gene encoding aspartate--tRNA ligase, mitochondrial isoform X2; its protein translation is MANKSRVLVQRLLFALRRNSRAYSVWQNTALPTVSQGHLTKANITRMRCTLTINRNFACSTAGSSSLSFRSHTCGELRSVHVGDEVTLCGWVQYIRQDLFVIMRDFGGLTQILIPQDKSKSHLKKVLCELTVESVIKVKGTVKLRPEGQENTNMPTGQIEVCAESVEVLNTCRKLPFEIKDFVKKSESLRMEYRYLDLRSSQMQTNLRVRSQLVMKMREYLCNMHGFVDVETPTLFKRTPGGAKEFVVPSREPGRFYSLPQSPQQFKQLLMVAGFDRYFQLARCYRDEGSKPDRQPEFTQVDIEMSFVDQAGIRTLIEGLLQHSWPVEKGSVSVPFPSIPYEEAMRDYGVDKPDTRFDMKLVDVSEVFWHTDIHYLKAALDQPGGCIQAICVPGGATRMKGKDLESLKHTAKTQFSQDVSVLLVKADGTLKSPLSRLLCGPAREQLLQTAQAQPGDLLLLSAGPLDTVRPLLGKLRLQCADLLEGRGVVLRHPSDYHFLWVVDFPLFLPKEGEPGQLEAAHHPFTAPVPEDAHLLSSAPHKVRGQHYDLVLNGSEIGGGSIRIHQASLQQYVLQNILQEDPALLSHLLEALDSGAPPHGGIALGLDRLVSLMVGASSIRDVIAFPKSFRGHDLMSHAPDFVSEEELKPYHISVSWPAEGEGL